Proteins from a single region of Streptomyces vinaceus:
- a CDS encoding aldo/keto reductase yields MRYRFLGGTGLEVSVQCLGTMMFGAVGNPDHEDCVRIIHAALDAGINFVDTADMYSAGESETIVGKALRGKRRDDVVLATKGHFPMGEGRNRGGNSRRWLTRAVEDSLTRLGTDVIDLYQVHRPDPRTDIEETLGVLGDLVRAGKIRAFGCSTFPAEEITEAHHVSERRGLPRFRTEQPPYSILARGVEKDVLAVARRYDMGVLTWSPLASGFLSGKYRAGQEVDLSRGRAALTPARFDPAIPGNAAKLAAAGELIEVASEFGCTLPELAVAFPLVHPAVTSVIIGPRTMEQLESLLKGVSVVPDDATLDRIDAIVPPGTNLYHPDGVWQPVALTDPALRRRPVGDR; encoded by the coding sequence ATGCGATACAGATTCCTGGGCGGAACCGGGCTCGAAGTGAGCGTGCAGTGCCTGGGCACGATGATGTTCGGGGCGGTCGGCAACCCCGACCACGAGGACTGCGTACGGATCATCCACGCGGCCTTGGACGCCGGCATCAACTTCGTGGACACCGCGGACATGTACTCGGCCGGGGAGTCGGAGACCATCGTCGGGAAGGCGCTCCGCGGAAAGCGCCGGGACGACGTGGTGCTCGCCACCAAGGGCCATTTCCCGATGGGCGAGGGGCGCAATCGCGGGGGCAACTCACGGCGGTGGCTGACACGTGCGGTGGAGGACAGTCTCACCCGGCTGGGCACCGATGTGATCGACCTCTACCAGGTCCACCGGCCGGACCCGCGGACCGACATCGAGGAGACCCTCGGCGTTCTGGGCGACCTGGTGCGGGCAGGAAAGATCCGGGCCTTCGGCTGCTCCACGTTCCCGGCCGAGGAGATCACCGAGGCGCACCACGTGTCAGAACGGCGCGGCCTGCCCCGGTTCCGGACCGAGCAGCCGCCGTACTCGATCCTGGCGCGCGGAGTGGAGAAGGACGTGCTGGCGGTCGCCCGGCGTTACGACATGGGCGTGTTGACCTGGAGCCCCCTTGCCTCGGGCTTCCTCAGCGGGAAGTACCGGGCTGGCCAGGAGGTCGACCTCAGCCGCGGCAGGGCGGCGCTGACGCCCGCGCGGTTCGATCCCGCGATCCCGGGGAACGCCGCCAAGCTGGCCGCCGCCGGAGAACTGATCGAGGTGGCATCGGAGTTCGGCTGTACGCTGCCGGAACTGGCGGTGGCCTTCCCGCTGGTGCACCCGGCGGTCACCTCGGTGATCATCGGGCCGCGGACCATGGAACAGCTGGAATCCCTGCTGAAGGGGGTGTCGGTGGTACCCGACGACGCGACCCTGGACCGGATCGACGCGATCGTGCCGCCGGGCACCAACCTGTACCACCCCGATGGCGTCTGGCAGCCCGTCGCGCTCACGGATCCCGCCTTGCGCCGCCGGCCCGTCGGAGACCGCTGA
- a CDS encoding MFS transporter, whose translation MSKSGAPRIDDPRDAPARASLVLASLIIVAAVANLNLSVANVALPAIGKAFDSSQTTLNLVAVGYSLGLAASVLYLGAIGDRHGRKLLLLLGVALSVPACLLAAYAPNDTVLVAGRILGGLSAGMAYPTTLALITALWAGPGRTKAIALWSALGGGISMLGPVIAGALLERFSWGSVFLVTLPLAVVALVMALLFVPAHATSRPNRWTTSAASCPSC comes from the coding sequence ATGTCGAAGAGCGGCGCGCCCCGCATCGACGATCCGCGCGATGCCCCGGCGCGGGCGTCGCTCGTTCTTGCGTCCCTGATCATCGTCGCCGCAGTGGCCAACCTGAACCTGTCGGTTGCCAACGTGGCGCTGCCCGCGATCGGCAAGGCCTTCGACTCCTCCCAGACCACGCTGAACCTGGTCGCCGTGGGGTACTCCCTCGGCCTCGCCGCATCGGTGCTCTATCTCGGGGCGATCGGCGACCGCCACGGGCGCAAGCTGCTGCTGCTCCTCGGCGTCGCCCTGTCCGTCCCCGCCTGCCTGCTCGCCGCGTACGCGCCGAACGACACCGTCCTCGTGGCCGGCCGGATCCTCGGCGGGCTCTCGGCCGGCATGGCCTACCCGACCACCCTGGCGCTGATCACCGCCCTGTGGGCGGGGCCGGGGCGGACGAAGGCGATCGCACTGTGGTCGGCCCTGGGCGGCGGCATCTCCATGCTCGGGCCGGTGATCGCGGGCGCGCTGCTCGAACGCTTCTCCTGGGGGTCGGTGTTCCTGGTCACCCTGCCCCTCGCCGTGGTCGCGCTGGTCATGGCCCTTCTGTTCGTCCCCGCGCACGCCACGAGTCGACCGAACCGGTGGACAACCTCGGCGGCATCCTGTCCGTCCTGCTGA
- a CDS encoding MFS transporter: MDNLGGILSVLLIAGLVLAINFAAVPDEGALVVGLSVVALVAGAGFFWRQRRAPNPLYDLHVAGRRTFWVAACAGIIVFGSMMGSAFVSQQYLQNVLRYNPVEAGAAILPLVVMMVLVAPRSAKLVETRGARTTLLTGYAFLFLAFGWMLLFWDEDSSYWQIGVAYVLIGIGAGFAGTPASHSLTGSVPVRRAGMASGTADLQRDLGGAVMQSIMGVLLTAGYASAFSAAIAASPRARTCRTRSRAS, translated from the coding sequence GTGGACAACCTCGGCGGCATCCTGTCCGTCCTGCTGATCGCCGGACTGGTGCTGGCGATCAACTTCGCCGCCGTCCCCGACGAGGGGGCCCTGGTCGTCGGCCTCTCCGTGGTCGCCCTGGTGGCCGGAGCGGGGTTCTTCTGGCGTCAGCGCCGGGCCCCCAACCCGTTGTACGACCTCCACGTCGCCGGCCGGCGTACGTTCTGGGTCGCCGCGTGCGCGGGAATCATCGTGTTCGGCTCCATGATGGGGTCGGCCTTCGTCAGCCAGCAGTACCTGCAGAACGTGCTCCGGTACAACCCCGTCGAAGCCGGCGCCGCCATCCTCCCCCTCGTCGTGATGATGGTGCTCGTGGCGCCGCGGTCCGCGAAGCTGGTCGAGACGCGCGGCGCCCGCACGACCCTGCTGACCGGTTACGCCTTCCTCTTCCTCGCCTTCGGCTGGATGCTGCTGTTCTGGGACGAGGACAGCAGCTACTGGCAGATCGGCGTCGCCTACGTGCTCATCGGCATCGGTGCCGGCTTTGCGGGAACGCCCGCGTCCCACTCGCTGACCGGATCGGTGCCCGTACGACGGGCCGGGATGGCCTCGGGCACCGCCGACCTGCAACGGGACCTCGGCGGGGCCGTCATGCAGTCCATCATGGGCGTGCTCCTCACCGCCGGCTACGCCTCGGCCTTCAGCGCGGCGATCGCCGCTTCCCCGAGGGCAAGGACGTGTCGGACCAGGTCCAGAGCGAGCTGA
- a CDS encoding GAP family protein — MVLDLVVIGMAVTLGPLHNSAFILLLSARRGVRLGLVFLLSWLANLIVVIACVMLLTGGQPPARHSAPSTAAIVAKLIIGVALVLYGVHRRRRPPRPHGPPRWSARIDNASLATAAGLAWLLQPWALVGAGAATAVDADLSTSTDWLALTGYCLLATLSLIAMEVYALRAPEAADTRLNALRSWLEQHQEKLIVTLSLLAGLWLTARSIYELAT, encoded by the coding sequence ATGGTCCTCGATCTGGTGGTGATCGGTATGGCCGTCACCTTGGGGCCTTTGCACAACAGCGCCTTCATCCTGCTCCTCTCCGCACGGCGCGGTGTCCGCCTGGGCCTGGTGTTCCTGCTGTCGTGGCTGGCCAACCTGATCGTGGTCATCGCCTGCGTGATGCTGCTGACCGGCGGACAGCCCCCGGCCCGTCACAGCGCGCCCTCGACCGCCGCGATCGTCGCGAAACTCATCATCGGCGTGGCCCTGGTGCTGTACGGCGTCCACCGGCGCCGCCGCCCGCCCCGCCCGCACGGCCCACCCCGCTGGAGCGCCCGGATCGACAACGCCTCCCTGGCCACCGCGGCCGGCCTGGCCTGGCTGTTGCAACCCTGGGCACTGGTCGGCGCCGGCGCCGCGACGGCCGTCGACGCGGACCTCTCCACCTCAACCGACTGGCTCGCACTGACCGGCTACTGCCTGCTGGCCACGCTCAGCCTCATCGCCATGGAGGTGTACGCGCTCCGCGCGCCCGAGGCCGCGGACACCCGGCTGAACGCCCTGCGGAGCTGGCTGGAGCAGCACCAGGAGAAGCTGATCGTCACGCTCTCCCTGCTCGCCGGCCTCTGGCTGACGGCCCGGAGCATCTACGAGCTGGCCACTTGA
- a CDS encoding TetR/AcrR family transcriptional regulator, giving the protein MTGESVRPLRADAERNRQLIMQTAARLFAQRGATVPLNEIAREAGIGVATAYRRFPDLQALLDALFTERFTTFLDIASAAAQEPDPGQALRHYLLEAAQWRARDRALEVILANADVEAEPIAVMRDDLARRVEGLAERAVAAGAVRADFAGADVYAFLHMVGAVADRTQGIAPDSWRRYAEILLTGFGLEEGHAAAHAPAMTDSQLRRTWPRPTN; this is encoded by the coding sequence ATGACCGGCGAGAGCGTGCGCCCGCTGCGAGCGGACGCGGAACGAAACCGTCAGCTGATCATGCAGACAGCCGCCCGTTTGTTCGCGCAGCGCGGGGCGACCGTCCCCCTCAACGAGATCGCGCGCGAGGCGGGCATCGGGGTGGCCACCGCGTACCGGCGCTTCCCTGACCTCCAGGCGCTGCTCGACGCCCTGTTCACCGAACGGTTCACCACCTTCCTCGATATCGCCTCGGCGGCCGCGCAGGAACCGGACCCCGGCCAGGCCCTGCGCCACTACCTCCTGGAGGCGGCTCAGTGGCGTGCCCGGGACCGCGCGCTGGAGGTGATCCTCGCCAACGCCGACGTGGAGGCGGAGCCGATCGCCGTGATGCGCGACGACCTCGCCCGACGTGTAGAGGGCCTGGCGGAACGGGCGGTGGCGGCGGGCGCGGTCCGCGCCGACTTCGCCGGAGCCGACGTGTACGCCTTCCTGCACATGGTCGGCGCCGTTGCCGACCGCACCCAGGGGATCGCCCCCGACTCCTGGCGCCGCTACGCCGAGATCCTGCTGACCGGCTTCGGCCTGGAAGAGGGGCACGCAGCAGCGCACGCCCCTGCCATGACCGACAGCCAGCTGCGCCGGACCTGGCCCCGGCCGACGAACTGA
- a CDS encoding DUF998 domain-containing protein, with translation MPRNVRLSLGAVILLLNAVQWVAAEAVSAAAWTAPPYSYAANYISDLGVPDCGALFQGRELCSPLHPLMNMSFALEGILFATGVVLLSCLATGRARRAFVALAVAHGVAMVLVGLFHGSVDGPDYTLFIHGGAAAVGILCANTVAILSGALRSLGAPPAYRAFGIAVGVLGLLSEAFVGASASTAGLFERGGVYSWLLWSAVTGTLLLAGHLRRRPATAESAPA, from the coding sequence GTGCCACGCAACGTCCGGCTTTCCCTGGGAGCCGTCATCCTGCTCCTGAACGCGGTGCAGTGGGTGGCCGCCGAGGCGGTCTCGGCGGCGGCCTGGACCGCCCCGCCCTACAGCTACGCCGCCAACTACATCAGCGATCTCGGTGTTCCCGACTGCGGTGCGCTGTTCCAGGGCCGCGAGCTGTGTTCGCCGCTGCACCCGCTGATGAACATGTCCTTCGCGCTCGAAGGAATCCTGTTCGCCACTGGCGTGGTGCTGCTGTCCTGCCTGGCCACGGGGCGCGCCCGTCGGGCCTTCGTCGCCCTGGCCGTCGCGCACGGTGTGGCGATGGTGCTGGTCGGACTGTTCCACGGCTCCGTGGACGGTCCGGACTACACCCTCTTCATCCACGGCGGCGCCGCGGCGGTCGGCATCCTGTGCGCGAACACCGTGGCCATCCTGTCGGGTGCGCTGCGCAGCCTCGGCGCGCCGCCCGCCTACCGTGCCTTCGGCATCGCGGTGGGCGTACTGGGCCTGCTGAGCGAGGCGTTCGTGGGCGCGTCCGCGAGCACGGCCGGTCTCTTCGAGCGCGGCGGCGTCTACTCCTGGCTGCTGTGGAGTGCGGTCACGGGCACCCTGCTCCTGGCCGGACACCTGCGCCGCCGGCCCGCCACGGCGGAGAGCGCCCCGGCATGA
- a CDS encoding phosphatase PAP2 family protein, translated as MSPRPASGRCGRAAGRRAGWLAVSAFVLLAVLTLWVTRTPGHLLPTDASLHSWSVAHRPAPAAASARAVTDTGTGVIPYAALLTVGMYVGRTAHRRCGVALALMLCLGAGQALRYAAMSLVARQRPPVGDWAAHASGWSFPSGHTTTAAMTAALVIAALSLGSRRAPRIAVVLIGSWGVAVGLTRVYLGVHWFTDVLAGWLFAIGWVCLVVWAYLRWAPSSVRREP; from the coding sequence GTGAGCCCCCGACCCGCCTCCGGGCGCTGCGGCCGGGCCGCCGGTCGCCGGGCAGGATGGCTGGCCGTCTCCGCGTTCGTGCTCCTGGCCGTACTGACGCTGTGGGTGACGCGAACCCCCGGCCACCTGCTGCCGACCGACGCGAGCCTGCACTCCTGGTCCGTGGCGCACCGGCCGGCCCCCGCGGCGGCTTCGGCCAGGGCGGTCACCGACACGGGTACCGGGGTCATCCCGTACGCCGCGCTGCTCACGGTCGGCATGTACGTGGGGCGCACCGCGCACCGGCGGTGCGGCGTGGCGCTCGCGCTGATGCTGTGCCTCGGCGCGGGGCAGGCCCTTCGGTACGCGGCCATGTCGCTGGTCGCACGTCAGCGCCCGCCGGTCGGCGACTGGGCCGCCCACGCCTCGGGCTGGTCCTTCCCCTCGGGCCACACCACCACGGCCGCCATGACCGCGGCCCTCGTCATCGCCGCGTTGTCCCTCGGCAGCCGGAGGGCCCCGCGCATCGCCGTCGTCCTGATCGGGTCGTGGGGCGTCGCGGTGGGGCTGACGCGCGTGTACCTCGGCGTCCACTGGTTCACGGACGTGCTGGCGGGCTGGCTCTTCGCCATCGGGTGGGTGTGCCTCGTCGTCTGGGCGTACCTGCGGTGGGCTCCGTCCTCCGTCCGAAGGGAGCCGTGA
- a CDS encoding phosphatase PAP2 family protein — protein MTSGHNGSGVDGNAYVDITDMAHRTPNWLNDAIAAWSVYGLALFAVLMVGAWWRARRTGSPSAVTALAVPLITLLGFGADLLLKLVFREDRPCQSLRVAVLEACPAPGDWSFPSNHAAIGAAAAVALLFVSRRLGAVAVVAALLMAGSRVWVGAHYPHDVVAGLAVGALVAAVCGGAVRRRQTTLAGRLGRSRLRPLLTTA, from the coding sequence GTGACCTCCGGCCACAACGGCTCCGGCGTCGACGGCAACGCCTACGTCGACATCACCGACATGGCCCACCGGACGCCGAACTGGCTCAACGACGCCATCGCCGCCTGGTCCGTCTACGGCCTGGCCCTGTTCGCCGTGCTGATGGTCGGGGCGTGGTGGAGGGCCCGCCGCACCGGTTCCCCGTCGGCCGTCACCGCGCTGGCGGTCCCGCTGATCACACTCCTGGGGTTCGGCGCCGACCTGCTGCTCAAGCTCGTCTTCCGCGAGGACCGGCCCTGCCAGAGCCTGCGCGTGGCCGTGCTGGAAGCCTGCCCCGCCCCCGGGGACTGGTCCTTCCCCAGCAACCACGCCGCCATCGGCGCCGCGGCGGCGGTCGCCCTGCTGTTCGTCTCCCGTCGCCTGGGCGCCGTCGCCGTGGTCGCCGCGCTGCTGATGGCCGGCTCCCGGGTGTGGGTCGGGGCGCACTACCCCCACGACGTCGTCGCCGGTCTCGCCGTCGGCGCCCTGGTGGCCGCCGTGTGCGGCGGGGCCGTGCGGCGCCGGCAGACCACGTTGGCCGGCCGGCTCGGCCGTAGCCGCCTGCGCCCGCTCCTGACGACGGCGTGA
- a CDS encoding DedA family protein: MATSASAALAVNLLDAHSLLATFGVIGIAVVMFAETGLLVGFFLPGDSLLFTAGLLCAGTADKGAHLSLPPVLAASVIGALAGAQCGYLIGRRAGPALLARSRSEKLHEGAARAEELLAKYGHAKAIVLARFVPVVRTVLNPLAGVLNIPARVFTFWQVAGGLLWTVGLVLAGYALGSSIPSVDTYLLPIVGLIVAISLLPVAIELLRSRRSGKQQNGTAQ, from the coding sequence ATGGCCACGTCCGCTTCCGCCGCGCTCGCGGTAAATCTCCTCGATGCCCATTCACTCCTCGCCACGTTCGGTGTGATCGGCATCGCGGTGGTGATGTTCGCCGAGACCGGCCTGCTGGTCGGGTTCTTCCTGCCCGGTGACTCACTGCTGTTCACCGCGGGCCTGCTGTGCGCGGGTACCGCGGACAAGGGCGCGCACCTGTCCCTGCCCCCGGTGCTGGCGGCCTCCGTGATCGGCGCGCTGGCCGGCGCCCAGTGCGGGTACCTCATCGGTCGCCGGGCCGGCCCCGCCCTCCTGGCCCGCAGCCGCTCCGAGAAGCTCCACGAGGGCGCGGCGCGGGCCGAGGAACTGCTGGCCAAGTACGGCCATGCCAAGGCGATCGTGCTGGCCCGGTTCGTACCGGTGGTCCGTACGGTCCTCAATCCCCTGGCCGGGGTGCTGAACATTCCGGCCCGGGTGTTCACGTTCTGGCAGGTCGCCGGCGGGCTGCTGTGGACGGTGGGGCTGGTTCTGGCCGGGTACGCCCTCGGCTCCTCGATCCCCAGCGTGGACACCTACCTCCTGCCGATCGTGGGCCTGATCGTGGCGATTTCGCTGCTGCCCGTGGCGATCGAACTCCTCCGCTCGCGACGGAGCGGCAAGCAGCAGAACGGAACGGCGCAGTGA
- the dhaK gene encoding dihydroxyacetone kinase subunit DhaK produces MKMLINSPQTVVADALRGLAAAHPDLDVDPEARVVVRRDARQGGRVGLVSGGGSGHEPLHAGFVGYGMLSAACPGEVFTSPVPDQMLRAAKAVDSGQGVLFVVKNYTGDVLNFDMAAELAEEDGIRVERVLVNDDVAVTDSLYTAGRRGTGATLFVEKIAGAAAEEGAPLEQVAAVARRVNEASGSFGVALSACTTPAKGSPTFDLPDGELELGIGIHGEPGRERRAMMTAAEIAEVAVGAVLDDMADAAPAAAADAPVLALVNGMGATPLLELYGFHAEVVRVLAARGVPVARTLVGNYVTSLDMAGCSVTLCRADEEMLRLWDAPVQTAALRWGR; encoded by the coding sequence ATGAAGATGCTGATCAACAGCCCGCAGACCGTGGTCGCGGACGCCCTGCGCGGGCTGGCCGCGGCCCACCCGGATCTGGACGTGGACCCCGAGGCCCGGGTCGTCGTACGGCGCGACGCGCGGCAGGGCGGGCGGGTCGGTCTCGTCTCCGGCGGCGGCTCCGGACACGAACCCTTGCACGCCGGCTTCGTCGGATACGGAATGTTGTCCGCGGCCTGTCCGGGCGAGGTGTTCACCTCCCCCGTGCCCGACCAGATGCTGCGGGCGGCCAAGGCCGTGGACTCCGGCCAGGGGGTGCTGTTCGTCGTCAAGAACTACACCGGGGACGTACTGAACTTCGACATGGCCGCCGAGCTCGCCGAGGAGGACGGCATCCGGGTCGAGCGGGTTCTGGTCAACGACGACGTCGCCGTGACCGACAGCCTCTACACCGCCGGGCGCCGCGGCACCGGGGCCACGCTCTTCGTCGAGAAGATCGCCGGCGCGGCCGCCGAGGAGGGTGCGCCACTGGAGCAGGTCGCCGCGGTCGCCCGACGGGTCAACGAGGCCTCGGGCAGCTTCGGCGTGGCTCTGAGCGCCTGCACCACTCCGGCCAAGGGCAGTCCCACTTTCGACCTGCCGGACGGCGAGCTGGAGCTGGGCATCGGGATCCACGGCGAGCCGGGCCGGGAGCGCCGGGCCATGATGACGGCGGCGGAGATCGCCGAGGTCGCGGTGGGCGCCGTACTGGACGACATGGCGGACGCGGCCCCGGCCGCGGCCGCCGACGCGCCGGTACTGGCCCTGGTGAACGGGATGGGCGCGACGCCGCTGCTGGAGCTGTACGGCTTCCACGCGGAGGTGGTCCGGGTACTGGCGGCGCGGGGCGTGCCGGTCGCGCGGACCCTGGTCGGCAACTACGTCACGTCCCTGGACATGGCGGGGTGCTCGGTCACGCTGTGCAGGGCCGATGAGGAGATGCTGCGGCTGTGGGACGCGCCGGTGCAGACGGCGGCGCTGCGCTGGGGCCGCTGA
- a CDS encoding MIP/aquaporin family protein, producing MKERLKASGLVGELSAEFAGTMILILFGCGVVAQVVAGGALTDPAGGLGNHDSIAWAWGLGVTLGVYAAARLSGAHLNPAVTVALAAFKGFPWKKVAPYALAQLAGAFVAALIVRWNYTEALAKADPGHTIKTQGVFSTLPANGNPNLPVTEWGALRDQIIGTAILLLLIFAVTDLLGTPPGANLAPFIVGLIVVAIGMAWGTNAGYAINPARDLGPRLASFLTGYGGAWRDQYGNFYFWVPIIGPFIGGLLGAGIYKLLIGRFLPTAEPEPPGRVPAPEE from the coding sequence ATGAAGGAGCGCCTCAAAGCGTCGGGGCTGGTCGGCGAATTGTCAGCCGAATTCGCCGGCACCATGATCCTCATCCTCTTCGGCTGTGGTGTCGTCGCCCAGGTGGTCGCCGGCGGAGCCCTGACGGACCCGGCGGGCGGCCTGGGAAACCACGACAGCATCGCCTGGGCCTGGGGCCTCGGCGTCACCCTGGGCGTCTACGCCGCAGCACGGCTCAGCGGCGCCCACCTCAACCCTGCAGTGACCGTGGCCCTGGCCGCTTTCAAGGGGTTCCCGTGGAAGAAGGTCGCCCCCTACGCGCTGGCCCAGCTGGCCGGAGCCTTCGTGGCGGCCCTGATCGTCCGCTGGAACTACACCGAAGCGCTGGCCAAGGCCGACCCCGGCCACACCATCAAGACGCAAGGCGTCTTCTCCACGCTCCCGGCCAACGGAAACCCGAACCTGCCGGTGACCGAGTGGGGGGCGCTGCGCGACCAGATCATCGGCACCGCGATCCTGCTGCTGCTCATCTTCGCGGTCACGGACCTGCTGGGCACGCCGCCCGGAGCCAACCTGGCGCCGTTCATCGTCGGCCTGATCGTCGTGGCGATCGGCATGGCGTGGGGTACCAACGCCGGGTACGCGATCAACCCGGCCCGTGACCTCGGCCCCCGTCTGGCCAGCTTCCTCACCGGATACGGCGGTGCATGGAGGGATCAGTACGGCAACTTCTACTTCTGGGTGCCGATCATCGGCCCCTTCATCGGCGGTCTGCTCGGAGCGGGCATCTACAAGCTGCTCATCGGCAGGTTCCTGCCGACCGCAGAACCGGAGCCTCCCGGACGCGTACCGGCGCCTGAAGAGTAG
- the glpK gene encoding glycerol kinase GlpK, which produces MADFVGAVDQGTTSTRFMIFDHAGNEVARHQLEHNQILPRSGWVEHDPVEIWERTNSVIQNALRHGNLSASDLAAVGITNQRETTVVWDPRTGRPYYNAIVWQDTRTDTIASALERGGQGEVIRRKAGLPPATYFSGGKIQWILENVDGVREAAEQGNALFGNTDCWVLWNLTGGPDGGIHATDVTNASRTMLMDLETLDWDDELLGFFNIPRSMLPTINPSSHPEAYGRTRTSRPLREAIPITGVLGDQQAATVGQVCYAPGEAKNTYGTGNFLVLNTGTELVRSQHGLLTTVAYQFGDSPAIYALEGSIAVTGSAVQWLRDQLKIIGDAAESERLAKTVEDSGGIYFVPAFSGLFAPYWRSDARGAIVGLARYHDNGHLARATLEAICYQSRDVVEAMEQDSGVHLDVLKVDGGVTANDLCMQTQADVLGVPVSRPVVAETTALGAAYAAGLATGFWRDTDELRTHWQESKRWQPEWSEERRTEGYEGWKRAVERTLDWAKVE; this is translated from the coding sequence ATGGCTGACTTCGTCGGCGCAGTGGACCAGGGGACCACGAGCACCCGTTTCATGATCTTCGACCACGCCGGCAACGAGGTGGCGCGGCACCAGCTGGAGCACAACCAGATCCTCCCGCGCTCGGGATGGGTCGAACACGACCCGGTCGAGATCTGGGAACGCACCAACTCGGTGATCCAGAACGCCCTCCGGCACGGAAACCTCTCCGCCTCGGACCTGGCGGCCGTCGGCATCACCAACCAGCGCGAGACGACCGTCGTCTGGGATCCCCGCACCGGGCGCCCGTACTACAACGCCATCGTCTGGCAGGACACCCGCACCGACACCATCGCCTCGGCACTGGAGCGCGGCGGCCAAGGCGAGGTCATCCGCCGCAAGGCGGGGCTGCCCCCGGCCACCTACTTCTCCGGCGGCAAGATCCAGTGGATCCTGGAGAACGTCGACGGCGTACGGGAGGCCGCCGAGCAGGGCAACGCCCTCTTCGGCAACACCGACTGCTGGGTGCTGTGGAACCTCACCGGAGGCCCCGACGGCGGCATCCACGCCACCGACGTCACCAACGCCAGCCGCACCATGCTCATGGACCTGGAGACCCTCGACTGGGACGACGAACTGCTGGGGTTCTTCAACATCCCCCGCTCGATGCTGCCCACCATCAACCCGTCCTCCCACCCCGAGGCGTACGGACGGACGCGCACCTCCAGGCCGCTGCGCGAGGCCATCCCCATCACCGGCGTCCTCGGCGACCAGCAGGCGGCCACCGTCGGGCAGGTCTGTTACGCGCCGGGCGAGGCCAAGAACACGTACGGGACCGGCAACTTCCTGGTGCTCAACACCGGCACGGAACTGGTCCGCTCCCAGCACGGCCTCCTGACCACCGTGGCCTACCAGTTCGGCGACAGCCCCGCGATCTACGCACTCGAAGGATCCATCGCCGTCACCGGCTCGGCCGTGCAATGGCTGCGCGACCAGCTGAAGATCATCGGTGACGCGGCCGAGAGCGAGCGCCTGGCCAAGACCGTCGAGGACAGCGGCGGTATCTACTTCGTGCCCGCCTTCTCCGGCCTGTTCGCCCCGTACTGGCGCTCCGACGCCCGCGGCGCGATCGTCGGTCTGGCCCGCTACCACGACAACGGGCACTTGGCGCGGGCCACCCTGGAAGCCATCTGCTACCAGTCCCGCGACGTGGTGGAAGCCATGGAACAGGACTCCGGCGTCCACCTCGACGTACTCAAGGTCGACGGCGGAGTCACCGCCAACGACCTCTGCATGCAGACCCAGGCCGACGTCCTCGGCGTACCGGTCAGCCGTCCCGTGGTCGCCGAGACGACCGCGCTCGGCGCCGCATACGCCGCCGGGCTCGCCACCGGCTTCTGGCGGGACACCGACGAACTGCGCACCCACTGGCAGGAGTCCAAGCGCTGGCAGCCCGAGTGGTCGGAGGAACGGCGCACGGAGGGCTACGAGGGCTGGAAGCGCGCGGTGGAGCGCACGCTCGACTGGGCCAAGGTCGAATAG